A section of the Girardinichthys multiradiatus isolate DD_20200921_A chromosome 5, DD_fGirMul_XY1, whole genome shotgun sequence genome encodes:
- the LOC124868717 gene encoding microfibril-associated glycoprotein 4-like, whose amino-acid sequence MFHVTFILAQLLLAVSVQSNSQAYLPIDCDDIYQHDNKSSSGVYTIYPGGPTTPLHVYCDMETDGGRWTVFLRRIDGTENFFRPWKHYKAGFGNVAGEYWLGLENILLLTMRKENELRVDMEDWEGAQAFAQYSSISIDSENAGYRLHLGSFTGGTAGDGLSSQKDVKFTTFDKDQDQWDKNCAQHFLGGFWYNACHMANPTGMYAPHGAIGFENVHVIWQTWKGWNYSLKTIAMKIRRVAKCSCTV is encoded by the exons ATGTTCCAT GTGACATTTATTTTAGCTCAGCTGCTTCTTGCAGTCTCAGTTCAGTCCAACTCCCAGGCTTACCTGCCGATTGACTGTGATGACATTTATCAACATGACAACAAGAGCTCCAGTGGGGTTTACACAATCTACCCAGGAGGTCCAACCACACCACTGCATGTCTACTGCGACATGGAAACTGATGGGGGGAGATGGACT GTATTTCTTAGGAGGATTGATGGGACTGAAAACTTCTTTAGACCCTGGAAACACTATAAGGCTGGCTTTGGGAATGTAGCTGGCGAATACTGGCTGG GGCTGGAAAATATCTTGCTATTGACGATGAGAAAGGAGAATGAGCTTCGTGTCGACATGGAAGACTGGGAGGGAGCTCAGGCCTTTGCTCAGTATTCCTCCATCTCCATCGACTCTGAGAATGCCGGCTATCGGCTTCACCTGGGCAGCTTCACAGGAGGAACAGCAG GCGACGGTCTGTCAAGTCAGAAAGACGTGAAGTTCACGACCTTCGACAAAGACCAGGATCAGTGGGACAAAAACTGTGCTCAGCACTTTCTGGGTGGATTCTGGTATAACGCTTGCCACATGGCCAATCCCACTGGGATGTATGCACCTCATGGTGCCATCGGGTTTGAAAATGTTCATGTGATTTGGCAAACCTGGAAGGGCTGGAACTACTCCCTTAAGACTATTGCGATGAAGATACGACGAGTGGCCAAGTGTTCATGCACGGTTTAA
- the LOC124869109 gene encoding perforin-1-like — MAIEQTAHMIFFLSMFHQFGLDIALNVAGNLQMGGTRSSVYNFASERIIEDRYTFSMHSVTCAHYGFCISSTPSLSSEFKTHLSSLPSQYTSTTAAAYKDVLNTYGTHYIRQVNLGGQMRRVTSSLTCLSSLNGLTSDAVHSCLSKGIAVGLGKIKLSSVSTSCSNVLQNYNSSTGYASGLHQHYTEVSGGNGWSGEFAISQNDSTGFSTWLKSLKDHPDVVSYSLRPLYELMPSNSQKSGMKVAIKQYLESNAVKISPKEPFCSGVPNLGTNCCPVEASKGTLSVTIVQAWGLNRDKIGKTDAFVKMWYGPIYQRTHDISSSNPTWNTVFNLGHLDTHHTLKVEVWDQDRVSDDCLISCSRELTEGSHSFTCSGNGNLEVKYTLVCDPYLTGDRCAYFKPTL, encoded by the exons ATGGCTATTGAACAAACAGctcatatgattttttttttgtctatgtttCATCAGTTTGGGCTGGATATAGCACTTAATGTCGCTGGCAACCTGCAGATGGGAGGAACCCGCTCCTCCGTCTACAACTTCGCTTCTGAAAGGATCATAGAGGATCGCTACACTTTCAGCATGCACAGTGTCACCTGTGCCCATTATGG TTTTTGTATATCAAGCACACCATCCCTCAGCTCAGAGTTCAAAACTCATTTAAGCTCACTGCCAAGTCAGTACACTTCCACCACTGCTGCTGCGTACAAGGATGTCTTAAACACCTACGGCACACATTACATCAGACAG gTTAATCTCGGGGGCCAAATGAGAAGAGTCACATCTTCGCTGACTTGTTTGTCCTCGTTAAATGGGCTAACCTCAGATGCG GTCCACTCCTGTTTATCGAAAGGTATTGCTGTCGGCCTGGGGAAGATTAAGCTCTCTAGTGTCTCTACTTCCTGCAGTAATGTCTTACAAAACTACAACTCTTCCACTGGCTATGCCTCTGGTCTCCATCAACACTACACTGAAGTATCAGGAGGAAACGGTTGGTCGGGGGAGTTTGCTATTTCCCAAAATGATTCCACGGGTTTCTCAACTTGGCTGAAAAGCTTAAAAGACCACCCAGATGTTGTTTCTTACTCCCTCCGCCCACTTTATGAGCTCATGCCAAGCAACTCGCAAAAGTCAGGGATGAAGGTTGCCATTAAGCAGTATTTGGAGAGCAACGCTGTGAAGATCTCACCCAAAGAACCATTCTGTTCGGGTGTTCCTAACCTGGGCACCAACTGCTGCCCCGTGGAGGCCTCCAAGGGGACCTTGAGTGTGACCATTGTCCAAGCCTGGGGTCTGAACAGAgataaaattggaaaaactgATGC TTTTGTTAAGATGTGGTATGGCCCCATATATCAAAGGACCCACGACATCAGTTCAAGCAATCCAACGTGGAACACTGTGTTTAATTTGGGCCAT ttGGACACACATCATACCCTGAAAGTTGAGGTTTGGGACCAAGACAGAGTGAGTGATGACTGTCTCATATCGTGCTCGAGGGAGCTGACCGAGGGTAGCCACTCTTTCACCTGCTCGGGAAATGGAAACCTAGAGGTTAAATACACTCTGGTATGTGACCCCTACCTGACTGGAGATAGATGTGCCTATTTTAAACCAACTCTGTAG